A genomic stretch from Sphingomonas faeni includes:
- a CDS encoding zinc-binding alcohol dehydrogenase family protein, whose protein sequence is MRAIGYTKSLPIDDPQSLVDLDIAKPEATGRDLLVEVKAVSVNPVDTKIRQNRADPDGKPQVLGWDAAGIVVAVGPDVTRFAVGDAVFYAGAIDRPGTNAEYHLVDERIVGHKPQSLDWAQAAALPLTSITAWETLFDRLDVRKPVPGAANAILIIGGAGGVGSITIQLARKLTDLTIIATASRDETRGWVEDLGAHHVIDHRKPLAEQVEALGLGAPAYVFSTTHTDEHIAEIATLIAPQGRLALIDDPKTLDIAPLKQKSISVHWELMYTRSLFQTPDMGEQGRLLDEVAALVDAGTIRTTLAENFGTIDAANLRRAHERIESHTAKGKIVLEGF, encoded by the coding sequence ATGCGCGCCATCGGCTACACCAAGTCGCTTCCGATCGACGATCCGCAGTCGCTCGTCGATCTCGACATCGCCAAGCCCGAAGCGACCGGCCGCGACCTGCTCGTCGAGGTGAAGGCGGTGTCGGTCAACCCGGTCGACACCAAGATCCGCCAGAACCGCGCCGATCCCGACGGCAAGCCGCAGGTGCTGGGCTGGGACGCAGCGGGCATCGTCGTCGCAGTCGGCCCCGATGTGACCAGGTTCGCGGTCGGCGACGCGGTGTTCTACGCCGGTGCGATCGACCGGCCCGGCACCAATGCCGAATACCACCTCGTCGACGAACGGATCGTCGGCCACAAGCCGCAGTCGCTCGATTGGGCGCAGGCGGCGGCGCTGCCGCTGACCTCGATCACCGCGTGGGAGACGCTGTTCGACCGGCTTGACGTGCGCAAGCCCGTGCCCGGTGCGGCGAACGCGATCCTGATCATCGGCGGCGCGGGCGGGGTAGGGTCGATCACGATTCAGCTCGCGCGCAAGCTCACCGACCTGACCATCATTGCCACCGCCTCGCGCGACGAGACGCGAGGCTGGGTCGAGGATCTCGGCGCGCACCACGTGATCGACCACCGCAAGCCGCTCGCCGAACAGGTCGAGGCGCTCGGGCTGGGGGCTCCTGCCTATGTGTTCTCGACGACGCATACCGACGAGCACATCGCTGAAATCGCCACGTTGATCGCGCCGCAGGGCCGCCTCGCGCTGATCGACGACCCCAAGACGCTCGACATCGCGCCGCTGAAGCAGAAGTCGATCTCGGTCCACTGGGAGCTGATGTACACGCGCTCGCTGTTCCAGACGCCGGATATGGGCGAGCAGGGGCGGTTGCTCGACGAGGTCGCGGCGTTGGTCGATGCGGGGACGATCCGGACGACGCTGGCGGAGAATTTCGGGACCATCGACGCAGCGAATTTGCGGCGGGCGCATGAGCGGATCGAGAGCCATACGGCGAAGGGTAAGATCGTGCTGGAGGGGTTCTGA
- a CDS encoding CDC48 family AAA ATPase produces the protein MPDSEIPTRKIQVANARPEDSGRGLAHLPRALMATLGIGEGDVIEILGKQNTPARAVGPYPEDEGLDILRLDGLQRANAGVGSGDFVEVRKAESKPATRVVFAPAQQNLRLQGSTNALKRTFLGRPICQGDIVATAGHQRVGNMPPGVQQFMNAPAYALQEIRLAVIAASPKGVVHIDENTEIELRSEYEEPQAARRADVTYDDIGGMAQTIDQLREMVELPLRYPELFQRLGVDPPKGVLLHGPPGTGKTRLARAVANESDAQFFLINGPEIMGSAYGESESRLREVFEEAAKSAPSIVFIDEIDSIAPKRGQVSGEAEKRLVAQLLTLMDGLESRANLVVIAATNRPEAIDEALRRPGRFDREIVVGVPDERGRREILGIHTRGMPLGDRVDLDELSRTTYGFVGADLAALTREAAIEAVRRIMPKLNLEERTIPPEVLDELSVTREDFLGALKRVQPSAMREVMVQAPTVRWADVGGLDDAQMRLKEGVELPLKNPDAFRRLGIRPAKGFLLYGPPGTGKTLLAKAVAREAEANFIATKSSDLLSKWYGESEQQIARLFQRARQVAPCVIFIDELDSLVPARGSGAGEPQVTERVVNTILAEMDGLEELQSVVVIGATNRPNLIDPALLRPGRFDELVYVGVPDKAGRRRILGIQTQKMPLASDVDLDRLADRTDRFSGADLEDVVRRAGLVALRRSIDSTDVTMADFEGALKESRASVTPETEREYEQMAARLKQDATAIQPLGFAFPSKADD, from the coding sequence ATGCCCGATAGCGAAATCCCCACGCGGAAAATCCAGGTCGCCAACGCGCGTCCCGAGGATAGCGGCCGCGGCTTGGCGCATTTGCCGCGCGCGCTGATGGCGACTCTCGGCATCGGCGAGGGCGACGTGATCGAGATTCTCGGCAAGCAGAACACGCCGGCGCGCGCCGTCGGTCCGTATCCGGAGGACGAAGGCCTCGACATCCTCCGCCTCGACGGCCTCCAGCGCGCGAACGCCGGCGTAGGCTCGGGCGACTTCGTCGAGGTGCGCAAAGCCGAGTCGAAGCCGGCCACGCGCGTCGTCTTCGCGCCGGCGCAGCAGAACCTCCGCCTCCAGGGCTCGACCAATGCGCTCAAGCGCACGTTCCTAGGCCGACCGATCTGCCAGGGCGACATCGTTGCGACCGCTGGGCATCAGCGCGTCGGCAACATGCCGCCGGGCGTCCAGCAGTTCATGAACGCACCGGCCTACGCGCTTCAGGAGATCCGCCTCGCGGTGATCGCGGCCAGTCCCAAGGGCGTCGTGCATATCGACGAGAATACCGAGATCGAACTGCGCTCCGAATATGAGGAGCCGCAGGCCGCACGCCGTGCCGACGTCACCTATGACGATATCGGCGGCATGGCGCAGACGATCGACCAGTTGCGCGAGATGGTCGAACTGCCGCTCCGTTACCCCGAACTGTTCCAGCGGCTCGGCGTCGATCCACCCAAGGGTGTGTTGCTGCATGGTCCTCCCGGCACCGGCAAGACGCGCCTCGCGCGCGCCGTCGCCAACGAATCCGACGCCCAGTTCTTCCTGATCAACGGCCCCGAGATCATGGGCTCGGCCTATGGTGAGTCCGAATCGCGTCTCCGCGAAGTGTTCGAGGAAGCGGCGAAGTCAGCACCCTCGATCGTGTTCATCGACGAGATCGATTCGATCGCACCCAAGCGGGGCCAGGTGTCGGGCGAAGCGGAAAAGCGTCTCGTCGCACAGTTGCTGACGCTGATGGACGGCCTCGAATCACGCGCGAACCTCGTCGTGATCGCGGCTACCAACCGTCCCGAGGCGATCGACGAAGCACTCCGCCGCCCCGGCCGGTTCGACCGCGAAATCGTCGTCGGCGTGCCGGACGAGCGTGGCCGCCGCGAGATCCTAGGCATCCACACGCGCGGCATGCCGCTCGGCGACCGCGTTGATCTCGATGAACTGTCGCGCACCACCTACGGCTTCGTCGGTGCAGATCTCGCCGCGTTGACACGGGAGGCGGCGATCGAGGCGGTCCGCCGGATCATGCCGAAGCTGAACCTCGAAGAGCGGACGATCCCGCCCGAAGTGCTCGACGAATTGTCGGTCACCCGCGAGGATTTCCTCGGTGCCCTGAAACGCGTCCAGCCATCGGCGATGCGCGAAGTCATGGTGCAGGCACCGACCGTGCGCTGGGCGGACGTCGGCGGTCTCGACGACGCACAGATGCGGCTAAAGGAAGGCGTCGAACTCCCGCTCAAGAACCCCGATGCGTTCCGCCGTCTCGGGATCCGCCCGGCCAAGGGCTTCCTGCTCTACGGCCCGCCCGGCACCGGCAAGACGTTGCTCGCGAAGGCGGTCGCACGCGAGGCGGAGGCGAACTTCATCGCCACCAAATCGTCCGACCTGCTGAGCAAATGGTACGGCGAAAGCGAGCAGCAGATCGCCCGTCTGTTCCAGCGCGCACGCCAGGTCGCACCGTGCGTGATCTTCATCGACGAACTCGACTCGCTGGTGCCTGCGCGCGGCTCAGGTGCGGGCGAACCGCAGGTGACGGAGCGTGTCGTCAACACGATCCTCGCCGAGATGGACGGGCTGGAGGAACTGCAATCGGTCGTCGTGATCGGCGCGACCAACCGCCCGAACCTGATCGACCCTGCGTTGCTCCGGCCGGGCCGGTTCGACGAACTCGTCTATGTCGGCGTCCCCGACAAGGCCGGTCGCCGCCGTATCCTCGGCATCCAGACCCAGAAGATGCCGCTCGCGTCCGACGTCGATCTCGATCGCCTCGCCGACCGTACCGATCGCTTTTCCGGCGCGGACCTGGAGGACGTCGTTCGCCGCGCAGGCCTCGTCGCACTCCGTCGTTCGATCGACTCGACCGACGTGACGATGGCCGATTTCGAAGGCGCGCTGAAAGAGTCGCGCGCCAGCGTGACCCCGGAAACAGAACGCGAATACGAACAAATGGCCGCGCGCCTGAAGCAGGACGCGACCGCCATCCAACCTCTCGGGTTCGCCTTTCCCAGCAAGGCGGACGACTAG
- a CDS encoding toxic anion resistance protein has translation MATTPETLNEEPGLVLTPPDPVPTVAASKAAGLVPVDAGVKSQLEERVSGFVTDLVAQDVNSPEFGKRVDAITAMGAKEIREAAGQSNRFLDRPVKAMDQETGVGKDLAELRRVVEDLDPGKKGNLTAPQKLFGIIPFGGKMRNYFDGYKSSQTHIAQILKSLGSGKDELLMDNAAIDTERANLWAAMGRLEQMIHLSKTMDAKLEDVANELDHTDPAKAKAIRETALFYTRQRTQDLLTQMAVTVQGYLALDLVKKNNVELVKGVDRASTTTVSALRTAVTVAQALTNQKLVLEQITALNTTTANIIDSTGKLLKSQTAQIHEQAASATIPLETLQRAFQNIYDTMDAIDVFKLKALDSMKVTVGALSNEVDKSRGYIARAEGATQGQLGGPSASPFKLEAM, from the coding sequence ATGGCGACGACACCCGAGACGCTGAACGAAGAGCCGGGCCTGGTTTTGACGCCGCCCGATCCGGTGCCGACCGTGGCCGCCTCAAAGGCCGCCGGACTGGTGCCGGTCGATGCCGGCGTGAAGTCGCAGCTGGAGGAGCGCGTGTCGGGGTTCGTCACCGATCTCGTCGCGCAGGACGTCAACTCCCCAGAATTCGGCAAGCGGGTCGATGCGATCACGGCGATGGGCGCGAAGGAAATCCGCGAAGCCGCCGGCCAGTCGAACCGCTTCCTCGATCGCCCGGTCAAGGCGATGGATCAGGAGACCGGCGTCGGCAAGGACCTCGCCGAGCTGCGCCGCGTCGTCGAGGATCTCGATCCCGGCAAGAAGGGTAACCTCACCGCGCCGCAGAAGCTGTTCGGGATCATCCCGTTCGGGGGCAAGATGCGCAATTATTTCGACGGCTATAAGTCGTCGCAGACGCACATCGCGCAGATCCTAAAGAGCCTCGGCTCGGGCAAGGACGAGCTACTGATGGACAATGCCGCGATCGATACCGAGCGCGCGAATCTGTGGGCGGCAATGGGCCGGCTCGAGCAGATGATCCATCTGTCGAAGACGATGGACGCCAAGCTGGAGGACGTCGCGAACGAGCTCGATCACACCGATCCGGCCAAGGCGAAGGCGATCCGCGAGACGGCGTTGTTTTACACGCGCCAGCGGACGCAGGACCTGCTGACGCAGATGGCGGTGACCGTGCAGGGCTATCTCGCGCTCGATCTGGTAAAGAAGAACAATGTCGAGCTGGTGAAGGGCGTCGATCGCGCCTCGACCACGACCGTGTCCGCGCTGCGCACCGCGGTGACGGTGGCGCAGGCGCTGACCAACCAGAAGCTGGTGCTGGAGCAGATCACCGCGCTCAACACGACGACCGCGAACATCATCGATTCGACCGGCAAGCTGCTGAAATCGCAGACCGCGCAGATCCACGAACAGGCCGCATCGGCGACGATCCCGCTGGAAACGCTGCAACGCGCATTCCAGAACATCTACGACACGATGGACGCGATCGACGTGTTCAAGCTGAAGGCGCTCGATTCGATGAAGGTCACGGTCGGCGCGCTGTCGAACGAGGTCGACAAGTCCCGCGGCTATATCGCGCGGGCTGAAGGCGCGACGCAGGGCCAACTCGGCGGACCTTCCGCTAGCCCGTTCAAGCTGGAGGCGATGTAA
- a CDS encoding LysR substrate-binding domain-containing protein, whose translation MRRLPPLGAIEAFVQVARLGSIKAAAEDLALSAPALSRRVQSLERFIAKPLFARRHQAMVLNADGERLLAQIAPVLDSLSDAVESLTSTTEVLRLRLGILPLYASQKLFPRLGELRTTHPELHLDIDTAAHLVSRLGDGLDAVIALSREIDPAFYARRLDRNSVYVIGARSLLERADPVTRPEQLSTLTALVHRDMTDTFTAWRTAAGLDDIEPLAIDHFDSGALMLEAAAQGLGVAFMHASHFDDANDPRLVRLFDIEVESPYSYWFVCRPRALQTKPVKLFHDWLIRTVAEV comes from the coding sequence ATGCGCAGGCTGCCGCCACTGGGGGCTATCGAGGCGTTCGTACAGGTCGCGCGGCTGGGGTCGATCAAGGCCGCGGCCGAAGATCTGGCATTGTCCGCACCTGCGCTCAGCCGACGCGTGCAGAGCCTCGAGCGCTTCATCGCCAAGCCGCTGTTCGCACGCCGGCATCAGGCGATGGTGCTGAATGCGGATGGCGAACGGCTGCTCGCGCAGATCGCGCCGGTGCTGGACTCGCTGTCGGACGCGGTCGAATCGCTGACCAGCACGACCGAGGTGCTGCGGCTGCGTCTCGGCATCCTGCCGCTCTATGCGTCGCAGAAACTGTTCCCGCGGCTGGGCGAGTTGCGGACGACGCACCCCGAGCTGCATCTCGACATCGATACCGCCGCGCATCTGGTGTCGCGACTCGGCGACGGGCTCGACGCGGTGATCGCCCTGTCGCGCGAGATCGACCCGGCGTTCTACGCGCGGCGGCTGGATCGCAATTCGGTGTATGTGATCGGTGCTCGGAGCCTGCTGGAGCGGGCGGATCCGGTTACGCGACCCGAACAGCTCTCGACGCTGACCGCATTGGTCCACCGCGACATGACGGACACGTTCACGGCGTGGCGGACGGCGGCGGGGCTCGACGATATCGAGCCGCTGGCGATCGATCATTTCGATTCGGGCGCACTGATGCTGGAGGCAGCCGCGCAGGGACTCGGCGTCGCGTTCATGCATGCGAGCCATTTCGACGATGCGAACGATCCGCGACTGGTCCGGTTGTTCGATATCGAGGTGGAGAGTCCGTACAGCTACTGGTTCGTGTGCCGCCCACGGGCGTTGCAGACCAAGCCGGTGAAGCTGTTCCACGATTGGCTGATACGGACGGTGGCGGAAGTCTGA
- a CDS encoding peptidylprolyl isomerase gives MADTPETLTLTLEGGDVTIKLRPDLAPKHVERIVELANEGFYDGVPFHRVIPGFMAQGGDGGRGDGTGGSSKPNLKAEFSAEPHVRGVCSMARTNQPDTANSQFFIVFDDARFLDKQYTVWGEVTDGMDLVDALPKGEPPRTPGKIVKARAA, from the coding sequence ATGGCTGACACCCCCGAAACGCTGACGCTGACCCTCGAAGGTGGCGACGTCACGATCAAGCTGCGCCCCGATCTGGCGCCCAAGCACGTCGAGCGGATCGTCGAGCTCGCGAACGAAGGCTTTTACGACGGCGTACCCTTCCACCGCGTGATCCCGGGCTTCATGGCGCAGGGCGGTGACGGTGGTCGCGGCGACGGCACCGGCGGGTCGAGCAAGCCCAACCTCAAGGCGGAATTCTCGGCCGAGCCGCACGTCCGCGGCGTGTGCTCGATGGCGCGCACGAACCAGCCCGACACCGCGAACTCGCAGTTCTTCATCGTGTTCGACGACGCACGCTTCCTCGACAAGCAGTACACCGTCTGGGGCGAAGTCACCGACGGCATGGACCTGGTCGACGCGCTTCCCAAGGGCGAGCCACCGCGTACGCCGGGCAAGATCGTCAAGGCACGCGCTGCCTGA